In Arvicanthis niloticus isolate mArvNil1 chromosome 4, mArvNil1.pat.X, whole genome shotgun sequence, a single window of DNA contains:
- the LOC117707013 gene encoding pancreatic alpha-amylase 2a5 → MKLILLLSLIGFCWAQYDPHTTNGRTAIVHLFEWRWVDIAKECERYLAPKGFGGVQVSPPNENVVIHNPFRPWWERYQPISYKICTRSGNEDEFRDMVTRCNNVGVRIYVDAVINHMCGSGNPAGTSSTCGSYFNPSKREFSAVPYSGWDFNDNKCNGEINNYNDANQVRNCRLSGLLDLALDKDYVRTKVADYMNHLIDIGVAGFRLDAAKHMWPGDIKAVLNKLHNLNTKWFSQGSRPFIFQEVIDLGGEAIKGSEYFGNGRVTEFKFGAKLGTVIRKWNGEKMSYLKNWGEGWGMVPSDRALVFVDNHDNQRGHGAGGSSILTFWDARMYKMAVGFMLAHPYGFTRVMSSYRWQRNFQNGKDQNDWIGPPNNNGATKEVTINADTTCGNDWVCEHRWRQIRNMVAFRNVVNGQPFANWWDNGSNQVAFSRGNRGFIVFNNDDWALSTTLQTGLPAGTYCDVISGDKVNGGCTGLRVNVGSDGKAHFSISNSAEDPFIAIHADSKL, encoded by the exons ATGAAGCTCATCCTGCTGCTTTCCCTCATTGGGTTCTGCTGGGCTCAATATGACCCACATACTACGAATGGGAGGACTGCTATTGTCCACTTATTTGAGTGGCGCTGGGTTGATATTGCCAAGGAATGTGAGAGATACTTAGCTCCTAAGGGATTTGGAGGGGTGCAG GTCTCTCCACCCAATGAAAATGTTGTAATTCATAACCCCTTTAGACCTTGGTGGGAAAGATACCAACCAATCAGCTACAAAATTTGCACCAGGTCTGGAAATGAAGATGAATTCAGAGACATGGTGACGAGGTGCAACAATGTTGGT GTCCGTATTTATGTGGATGCTGTCATTAATCACATGTGTGGCTCAGGCAACCCTGCAGGAACAAGTAGTACCTGTGGAAGTTACTTCAATCCTTCTAAGAGGGAATTCTCAGCAGTTCCATATTCTGGTTGGgattttaatgataataaatgtaATGGAGAAATTAATAACTACAATGATGCTAATCAG GTCAGAAATTGTCGTCTGTCTGGCCTTCTGGATCTTGCACTTGATAAAGATTATGTTCGGACCAAGGTGGCTGACTACATGAACCATCTCATTGACATCGGTGTAGCAGGGTTCAGACTTGATGCTGCTAAGCACATGTGGCCCGGAGACATAAAGGCAGTGTTGAATAAACTACATAATCTAAATACAAAATGGTTCTCCCAAGGAAGCAGACCTTTCATTTTCCAAGAG GTCATTGATCTGGGTGGTGAGGCAATTAAAGGTAGTGAGTACTTTGGAAATGGCCGTGTGACAGAATTCAAGTTTGGTGCAAAACTTGGCACAGTTATCCGCAAGTGGAATGGAGAGAAGATGTCCTATTTAAA gaACTGGGGAGAAGGTTGGGGTATGGTGCCTTCTGACAGAGCCCTTGTGTTTGTGGACAACCATGACAATCAGCgaggacatggtgctggaggatcATCCATCCTGACATTCTGGGATGCTAG AATGTACAAAATGGCTGTTGGATTTATGTTGGCTCATCCTTATGGATTCACAAGAGTAATGTCAAGTTACCGTTGGCAAAGAAATTTCCAGAATGGAAAA gaTCAGAATGACTGGATTGGACCACCTAATAATAATGGAGCAACAAAAGAAGTGACCATTAATGCAGACACCACTTGTGGCAATGACTGGGTCTGTGAACATAGATGGCGTCAAATCAG GAACATGGTTGCCTTCAGGAATGTAGTCAATGGTCAGCCTTTTGCAAACTGGTGGGATAATGGCAGCAACCAAGTAGCTTTTAGCAGAGGAAACAGaggattcattgtttttaacaatgACGACTG GGCTTTGTCAACAACTTTACAGACTGGTCTTCCTGCTGGCACATACTGTGATGTCATTTCTGGAGATAAAGTCAATGGCGGTTGCACTGGACTTAGAGTAAACGTTGGCAGTGATGGCAAAGCTCACTTTTCCATTAGTAACTCTGCTGAAGACCCATTTATTGCCATCCATGCTGACTCAAAATTGTAA